One Lacunisphaera limnophila DNA window includes the following coding sequences:
- the rodA gene encoding rod shape-determining protein RodA, producing MKFLRNLDLASFFKLTTRERFDRITPVCIVLLSLFGVFFIYSAQFARDGTQWRQQLLYLALGSILYLATSLLDYRIWLRYAHWVYLAGIVLLVLVLIPGIGTTHGMGARRWIDIGVAFQPSEFAKVSVLFITAALLTGSKLGSVADSLQVLIKLALAVGLPMLLIIAEPDLGSALVIAPMVFAMLFVSNLSLRFFAGALGVFALLVGIVALDVWRYANYMDENKLHYFRDRGAYESHSWLPLRDYQRNRVLAFALPDKIDPTGIGWNSRQSLISVGSGGLIGKGWTEGTQAKLGYLPPAVAHNDFIFSVIAEEKGFLGSITVVGLFGVVLWNGLRIAGLARDRFGALLALGVTALLAVHVFVNIAMTIGLVPVKGIPLPFISYGGTFVLSCCLLQGLVQSVYRFRRDT from the coding sequence GTGAAATTCCTGCGCAACCTCGACCTGGCCAGCTTCTTCAAGCTCACCACCCGCGAGCGTTTCGACCGGATCACCCCGGTTTGCATCGTCCTGCTCAGCCTGTTCGGGGTGTTCTTCATCTACAGCGCCCAGTTCGCCCGCGACGGCACCCAGTGGCGGCAACAACTCCTCTACCTCGCCCTGGGGTCCATCCTCTACCTCGCGACCTCCCTCCTGGATTACCGGATCTGGCTCCGCTACGCCCACTGGGTTTACCTCGCCGGCATCGTCCTGCTGGTCCTCGTCCTCATCCCCGGCATCGGCACCACCCACGGCATGGGCGCCCGGCGCTGGATCGATATCGGCGTGGCCTTCCAACCCTCTGAATTTGCGAAGGTTTCGGTGCTTTTCATCACCGCCGCCCTCCTCACCGGCTCCAAACTCGGCTCCGTCGCCGACTCCCTGCAGGTGCTGATCAAATTGGCCCTTGCCGTGGGTTTGCCCATGCTGTTGATCATTGCGGAACCCGACCTCGGCAGTGCTCTCGTGATTGCTCCGATGGTCTTTGCCATGTTGTTCGTCTCCAACCTCTCGCTGCGTTTCTTTGCCGGGGCCTTGGGCGTGTTTGCCCTGCTGGTCGGCATCGTCGCGCTCGATGTGTGGCGCTACGCCAATTACATGGACGAAAACAAGTTGCACTACTTCCGCGACCGCGGCGCCTACGAGTCCCACTCGTGGCTGCCCCTCCGGGACTACCAGCGCAACCGGGTCCTCGCCTTCGCCCTGCCCGACAAGATCGACCCGACCGGCATCGGCTGGAACAGCCGCCAGTCGCTCATCTCCGTCGGCTCCGGCGGCCTCATCGGCAAGGGCTGGACCGAGGGCACTCAGGCCAAGCTCGGCTACCTGCCGCCCGCCGTGGCGCACAACGACTTCATTTTCTCCGTCATCGCGGAGGAAAAAGGATTTTTGGGAAGCATCACCGTCGTCGGTCTGTTTGGCGTGGTGTTGTGGAACGGACTGCGGATCGCCGGCCTCGCCCGCGACCGCTTCGGCGCCTTACTGGCGCTGGGCGTCACGGCGCTCCTGGCCGTGCACGTGTTCGTGAACATCGCCATGACCATCGGGCTGGTGCCGGTGAAAGGTATACCGCTTCCATTTATCAGCTACGGCGGCACCTTCGTGCTCAGCTGCTGCTTGCTGCAAGGACTGGTCCAAAGCGTCTATCGTTTCCGGAGGGACACCTGA
- a CDS encoding O-antigen ligase family protein produces MLAAAALAAWTGIELAGGNYLWPGLIAVLAVAAILSRVLQLSFDIILLGFVLFGYLVGNRGFAQLMPVPGLPLLPAEIALGVATAWRLIVCAFTRRLPFERDTLHGLLFAWLVLGTARFVLDFPGYGMLAARDFALVYYAVFFFLTVHIARDPRARAWLLGCLVAGLLLLPVTLSLSIALPALFYDTLTLHGSPVIFFKGDLAYTFIAVTAVTLFLGTRGRWRQLAWVVATLLVLTVLNSNNRSSLAGLLVAAGLLLAAGRWWLPAWLTALAVAACLALFALATLGNNRWAEGKLAGAKDRMLSLVDLQGAKRYESEESSFKGANNRFRKVWWTNVLQETWSEGPVFGLGFGHDLAAGFLQEYYPESAAEEFTARSPHNVFLTVFGRLGVAGLVVWLSICALLLVRTWRSLRRDGASLDWGLWCGLWIILVSATFGVVLEGPMGAVPFWIMLGLVAAPSPAEPAPASLDTTPTQEPVEALTTA; encoded by the coding sequence ATGCTGGCCGCCGCCGCGCTGGCGGCGTGGACCGGCATCGAACTGGCCGGGGGTAACTACCTCTGGCCGGGGTTGATCGCGGTGCTCGCGGTCGCCGCGATCCTGTCGCGGGTCCTGCAGCTGTCATTCGACATCATCCTGCTCGGGTTCGTGCTGTTCGGTTACCTCGTCGGCAACCGCGGCTTCGCGCAACTGATGCCCGTGCCGGGCCTGCCGCTCCTCCCGGCGGAAATCGCTCTCGGGGTCGCGACGGCGTGGCGGCTCATCGTGTGCGCCTTCACCCGCCGGCTGCCGTTCGAACGCGACACTCTGCACGGCCTGCTCTTCGCCTGGCTGGTGCTGGGCACCGCCCGCTTTGTGCTCGATTTCCCCGGCTACGGGATGCTCGCCGCCCGCGACTTCGCCCTGGTCTACTACGCGGTGTTCTTTTTCCTCACCGTGCACATCGCCCGCGACCCGCGGGCCCGCGCCTGGCTGCTCGGCTGCTTGGTGGCGGGGCTGCTCCTGCTGCCCGTCACCCTCTCGCTCTCCATCGCGTTGCCGGCGCTGTTCTACGATACGCTGACGTTGCACGGGTCGCCGGTCATCTTCTTCAAGGGCGACCTGGCCTACACCTTCATCGCGGTCACCGCCGTCACCCTGTTCCTGGGCACGCGCGGTCGCTGGCGGCAGCTGGCCTGGGTGGTCGCCACGCTGCTGGTGCTGACCGTCCTCAATAGCAACAACCGTTCCTCGCTGGCCGGCCTCCTCGTCGCAGCCGGCCTGTTGTTGGCCGCGGGACGCTGGTGGTTGCCCGCCTGGCTCACGGCCCTGGCCGTGGCCGCGTGCCTCGCCTTGTTCGCGCTGGCCACGCTGGGCAACAACCGCTGGGCCGAGGGCAAGCTGGCCGGCGCCAAGGACCGCATGCTCTCGCTCGTCGACCTGCAGGGCGCCAAGCGCTACGAGAGCGAGGAGAGCAGCTTCAAGGGGGCCAACAACCGCTTCCGCAAGGTCTGGTGGACGAATGTGCTCCAGGAAACCTGGAGCGAGGGACCCGTCTTCGGCCTCGGCTTCGGCCACGACCTGGCGGCCGGCTTCCTCCAGGAATATTACCCGGAAAGCGCGGCCGAGGAATTCACCGCCCGCAGCCCGCACAACGTCTTCCTCACGGTCTTCGGTCGCCTCGGCGTGGCCGGTCTGGTCGTCTGGCTGTCCATCTGCGCCCTCCTGCTCGTCCGCACCTGGCGGTCCCTGCGCCGCGACGGCGCCAGCCTCGACTGGGGCCTGTGGTGCGGCCTGTGGATCATTCTCGTCAGCGCCACGTTCGGCGTCGTGCTGGAGGGGCCGATGGGCGCGGTGCCCTTCTGGATCATGCTCGGCCTCGTCGCCGCGCCATCGCCCGCCGAACCCGCCCCCGCGTCCCTCGACACCACCCCCACGCAGGAACCCGTCGAGGCCCTCACGACTGCCTAA
- a CDS encoding glycosyltransferase family 2 protein, which produces MPVVSVLLPYHRVTPFLRPAVESILGQTLRDLELILVDNGTGGGRDVLGEAGRDPRVRLIAFDTNRGGAAALNAARAQARGEYFAHMDSDDIALPTRLERQVAVLRAEPGLGLLSTHALVIDEAGAVTGSQFTLASEREERIFSAYSLPITNPTVMGPRAVFERFPMRGEFLVSADYDFFARVIESHPCRCLPEPLLHYRTHPGQVTLSRRNLMILNACLIRLLTARRRAGRPEDFGALLDAHRAWLAEPPPAAICYGHFAGLALAERFDVLAIFLARRRVAAERRWSVLGAATGMLCRALARPAADRARLLRMFFTGPVRAHGLRPL; this is translated from the coding sequence ATGCCCGTCGTATCGGTCCTGCTGCCCTACCATCGCGTGACGCCGTTCCTGCGGCCGGCCGTGGAGAGCATCCTGGGGCAGACCCTGCGCGACCTTGAATTGATCTTGGTGGACAACGGCACAGGGGGCGGACGCGACGTGTTGGGTGAGGCCGGCCGGGATCCGCGGGTCCGGCTCATCGCCTTCGACACGAACCGGGGCGGGGCGGCGGCGCTCAATGCCGCCCGCGCGCAGGCCCGCGGTGAGTACTTCGCCCACATGGATTCCGACGACATCGCCCTGCCCACCCGCCTGGAGCGGCAGGTGGCGGTGCTGCGGGCGGAGCCCGGCCTTGGCCTGCTCTCGACCCATGCCCTGGTCATCGACGAAGCCGGCGCGGTGACCGGGTCGCAGTTCACCCTGGCCTCGGAGCGCGAGGAGCGGATTTTCTCCGCCTACTCCCTGCCCATCACGAACCCGACGGTGATGGGCCCGCGGGCCGTCTTCGAGCGGTTCCCGATGCGCGGGGAGTTCCTGGTGTCCGCCGACTACGATTTCTTTGCCCGGGTGATCGAGTCACACCCCTGCCGCTGCCTGCCGGAGCCGTTGCTGCACTACCGGACGCATCCGGGGCAGGTGACCCTGAGCCGGAGAAACCTGATGATCCTCAACGCCTGCCTCATCCGCTTGCTCACTGCGCGCCGGCGGGCGGGCCGGCCCGAGGACTTCGGGGCATTGCTGGACGCGCATCGCGCGTGGCTCGCGGAGCCGCCGCCGGCGGCGATCTGTTACGGGCACTTTGCCGGGCTGGCCCTCGCCGAGAGGTTCGACGTACTCGCGATCTTCCTCGCGCGGCGCCGGGTGGCGGCGGAGCGCCGTTGGTCGGTGCTCGGGGCGGCGACCGGGATGCTGTGCCGCGCCCTCGCCCGGCCGGCGGCCGACCGCGCACGACTGCTCCGGATGTTTTTCACCGGCCCGGTTCGGGCCCACGGCCTCCGGCCGCTCTGA
- a CDS encoding glycosyltransferase family 2 protein, translating into MPAVSVILVFHRDIRHLRPAIASILNQTLRDLELLLVDNGCGLPAESLGPLAADPRVRWVRLARDDGIGVAANAGVAAARGEFVAIADYDDLSRPNRLERQLAALRADPGLDLVSALADRIDGDDRPISGRCFTLAQPEGFRAYAQYAAPVIHPVAMGRRALFQALPFRPPFRFTSELDFYARAVECARLGVLPEVLLDYRWYPAQTTQHYHANIEQARAMINLLTARRRAGRPEHLAELAAMADGLTPAEFCRRVAACCLVEGYPVPAAYLARRSLALQRTPAAAVAAAGLAVRAWRAAPPAERSLTRRMFLTGPVRALGLVPA; encoded by the coding sequence ATGCCCGCCGTTTCCGTCATCCTGGTTTTCCACCGCGACATCCGGCACCTGCGTCCGGCCATCGCGAGCATCCTGAACCAGACCCTGCGCGACTTGGAACTGCTGCTGGTGGACAACGGGTGCGGTCTGCCGGCGGAGTCGCTGGGCCCGCTCGCCGCGGATCCGCGCGTGCGCTGGGTGCGGCTGGCGCGGGACGACGGCATCGGCGTGGCGGCGAACGCCGGCGTGGCCGCGGCCCGGGGCGAATTCGTGGCCATCGCCGACTACGACGATCTCTCCCGGCCCAACCGCTTGGAACGGCAGCTCGCGGCGCTGCGGGCGGATCCCGGGCTGGATCTCGTCTCCGCCTTGGCCGACCGGATCGACGGGGACGACCGCCCGATTTCCGGCCGCTGTTTCACGCTGGCTCAGCCGGAAGGCTTCCGGGCCTACGCGCAATACGCGGCGCCGGTGATCCACCCGGTGGCGATGGGCCGGCGGGCTTTGTTTCAGGCGCTGCCGTTCCGACCCCCGTTCCGCTTCACCAGCGAGCTCGATTTCTACGCGCGAGCCGTCGAGTGCGCGCGTCTGGGAGTGCTGCCCGAGGTGCTGCTCGACTACCGTTGGTATCCGGCGCAGACGACGCAGCACTACCACGCGAACATCGAGCAGGCGCGCGCCATGATCAACCTGCTCACGGCGCGACGCCGGGCGGGCCGGCCGGAGCACCTGGCGGAGCTGGCCGCGATGGCGGACGGGTTGACCCCGGCGGAATTCTGCCGGCGCGTGGCCGCGTGCTGCCTCGTCGAGGGCTACCCCGTGCCGGCGGCCTACCTGGCGCGCCGGTCACTCGCCTTGCAGCGCACGCCGGCCGCCGCCGTGGCCGCGGCGGGCCTCGCGGTGCGGGCCTGGCGGGCGGCCCCGCCGGCGGAGCGGTCGCTCACCCGCCGGATGTTCCTGACCGGTCCGGTGCGGGCGCTGGGGCTGGTGCCGGCCTGA
- a CDS encoding glycosyltransferase family 4 protein, producing MTPPAPLEILHYTGYDDDRGGIVSVVHALASAGRFGCVLGMNPGAVQRRMPPLRAEFFPALAGELIGPGNGWRARVTARAVQAWLRADPARVFHGHSRAGLLVALWLDQMGERRVVASVHCYGRQRWFYRWAARRLGARLRWLSPAMKDYYGVGDGTWAGCVPGCAGPTTPAPRVARDETAPVRLVGIGALVRWKNWHLVTAALALLPAPVRARLRFTHIGAADGTADAAAYAAQLRRRSEAADLQGLVEWRGEQPSSAGVLAEADVVVVASDHEPFSVAMLEALGAEVPVLAADSGGARDLIRTGENGWLFASGDAAALAGCLRALVETPALRQVHPRPEDLRRFTAPVVAAEWEKIYREVSGA from the coding sequence GTGACGCCCCCTGCGCCGTTGGAGATCCTGCATTACACCGGCTACGACGATGACCGGGGCGGCATTGTCTCCGTGGTGCACGCGTTGGCGTCCGCCGGGAGGTTCGGGTGCGTGCTCGGCATGAATCCCGGGGCGGTGCAACGGCGGATGCCGCCCCTGCGGGCCGAGTTTTTTCCCGCGCTGGCTGGCGAGCTGATCGGGCCGGGCAACGGCTGGCGGGCGCGGGTCACGGCCCGCGCGGTGCAAGCCTGGCTGAGGGCGGATCCCGCGCGGGTCTTTCACGGGCACTCGCGGGCGGGCCTGCTGGTGGCGTTGTGGCTCGACCAGATGGGAGAGCGGCGGGTGGTGGCGAGCGTGCATTGTTACGGCCGGCAGCGCTGGTTCTACCGCTGGGCGGCCCGGCGGCTGGGTGCGCGCCTGCGCTGGCTGAGCCCCGCCATGAAGGATTATTACGGGGTGGGCGACGGAACCTGGGCCGGTTGCGTGCCCGGTTGTGCGGGACCGACCACCCCCGCGCCGCGGGTCGCGCGGGACGAGACCGCGCCCGTGCGCCTGGTCGGGATCGGCGCGTTGGTGCGGTGGAAAAACTGGCATCTCGTGACGGCGGCGCTGGCGTTGTTGCCGGCGCCGGTGCGAGCGCGCCTGCGCTTCACGCACATCGGCGCCGCGGACGGCACGGCGGATGCGGCGGCCTACGCGGCGCAACTGCGGCGGCGCAGTGAGGCGGCGGACCTGCAGGGGCTGGTGGAGTGGCGTGGCGAGCAGCCGTCGTCCGCCGGGGTCCTGGCCGAGGCGGATGTGGTGGTGGTGGCGTCCGACCACGAGCCGTTTTCGGTGGCCATGCTGGAGGCGCTCGGGGCCGAGGTGCCGGTGCTCGCCGCTGATTCGGGCGGGGCCCGCGACCTCATCCGGACCGGTGAAAACGGCTGGTTGTTCGCGAGCGGGGATGCGGCGGCCCTGGCCGGTTGCCTGAGGGCGCTGGTGGAGACCCCGGCCCTGCGGCAGGTGCACCCCCGGCCGGAGGATCTCCGCCGTTTCACCGCGCCGGTGGTGGCGGCGGAGTGGGAAAAAATCTATCGCGAGGTCAGCGGCGCATGA
- a CDS encoding glycosyltransferase family 4 protein: MSGGGPVRLLHVAPWIRTTGGVETLLARHAQADAALGFDARQLALFDRTSGATDDAYATQGFSWRSTPRGMQAAMARACAARAGSVIAWHNAWGLPWFAPADGSSRRIACLQDSVTHFGPLLPGLAGWVDGVTCLSAAAARSIRAGLPELPPERVAVMPLPIAAPPGLSATRPARDEWVIGCAGRLVRAQKRWDRLVPFVAELRRLGVRHRLEIISDGPLRPWLEKRLGADPAIRFLGWQTRDDYWKRMQDWDAAVSFTDHEGGPIVLLEAMAAGVIPLYPAVGGSLGDECAPLVDPRCLYPAGDAVAAARVLAELRAAPPAELEAMRSRAQAVARTHSPEEYEQAFARLVRAVTAGPRLSRPPGGVRPGRLADWLPLGLLTRVWPAALGR, translated from the coding sequence ATGAGCGGTGGCGGGCCGGTCCGGCTCCTGCATGTGGCCCCGTGGATCCGCACCACCGGCGGGGTCGAGACCCTGCTGGCGCGGCACGCGCAGGCGGATGCCGCGCTGGGTTTTGACGCCCGGCAGCTCGCGTTGTTCGACCGGACGAGCGGGGCCACGGACGACGCGTATGCGACGCAGGGTTTTTCGTGGCGCAGCACACCGCGCGGGATGCAGGCGGCCATGGCGCGGGCCTGCGCCGCCCGGGCGGGCAGCGTGATCGCGTGGCACAATGCGTGGGGTCTGCCGTGGTTTGCCCCGGCGGATGGTTCGTCGCGACGCATCGCCTGCCTGCAGGACAGCGTGACTCATTTTGGGCCGCTGCTGCCCGGGCTGGCCGGCTGGGTGGACGGCGTGACCTGCCTGAGCGCAGCGGCCGCGCGGTCGATCCGCGCGGGGTTGCCGGAGTTGCCGCCGGAGCGGGTGGCGGTGATGCCGCTACCGATCGCGGCGCCGCCGGGGTTGAGTGCCACCCGGCCTGCCCGGGACGAATGGGTGATCGGTTGCGCCGGCCGGCTGGTGCGGGCGCAGAAACGGTGGGACCGGCTGGTGCCTTTTGTGGCGGAGCTGCGCCGGCTCGGGGTACGCCACCGGCTGGAGATCATCAGCGACGGGCCGTTGCGGCCGTGGTTGGAAAAAAGACTGGGGGCGGATCCGGCGATCCGGTTTCTCGGTTGGCAAACCCGGGACGATTATTGGAAAAGGATGCAGGACTGGGACGCGGCGGTGTCGTTCACCGACCACGAGGGTGGCCCGATCGTGCTGCTGGAGGCGATGGCGGCGGGAGTGATCCCGTTGTATCCGGCGGTCGGGGGCAGCCTCGGGGACGAGTGTGCGCCGCTGGTTGATCCCCGGTGTCTTTATCCCGCCGGCGACGCAGTGGCCGCCGCGCGGGTGCTGGCGGAACTACGCGCCGCGCCGCCGGCGGAGTTGGAGGCGATGCGGTCGCGCGCGCAGGCCGTGGCCCGCACGCACAGCCCGGAGGAGTATGAGCAGGCGTTCGCCCGCCTGGTGCGAGCGGTGACGGCGGGACCGCGGCTGTCGCGTCCGCCGGGCGGTGTCCGCCCGGGGCGGTTGGCCGACTGGTTGCCGCTGGGTTTGCTGACGCGGGTTTGGCCGGCCGCCTTGGGACGCTAG